ACCActtgttcttcttctttccaCCGGGCCTAAGGAGATTTCCCCACCCTTTGTTTCTCCACCGGTGCTAGAGTTTCAAGGGAAGACAAGGAGTAATAGCTAAGTACTTAAGGCATGTTCTCAACCATGTTATTGTTTTAATTAGCCTCTATAGTCTTGTGTAATTTTGGAGTTTTCCCTTTTATGATATCATGTTTCGATTTCAATGAAGGGTGCATGTTTCTATTATGTTAATGctttttattagtttctataattctttaaagttttggaTTGGGTAGCTTGTAAGATTAGGTTTGTTTCCTTATTATGATATCATGTTTCGGCTTCAATGAATGATGCATGTTCCTATTATGTTAATGCTCTTAATTAGTTTCTATAATTCTTTAAAGTTTCGGATTTTATAGTTTGATAGGTTTAGTATGTTATGTTAGTTTTGGTTCTATGCTTTGTATGCTACAAATTCAACTCATGTATTGGTAACGAAtaagcttttcttttctatttcatGCGATGATTGGACGAAGTTCTAATGACTTTTCGGAAGGTACCatgttgtttaattaattaaaattaagatttatttctttaattaaccCGTAAGAtttattctatttatttaaatcCAAGTGTTAGTTAAGTTTAATATATTAACGAACAGATGAATAGGTCTACTATGtaatttatttatgatatgataatctAATCTTGATTAGAGATTTAATGAAttaaattgtttataatttattattcatagaTTGATGAAATGGTTGGTGATCTAATAGGTACTCATTAATTGATTGAGATTGATTAGTATATGATTAACTGCATTAACGATTAATCTGATTGAATACAAATTTAATGAGCCGATCAAGTAATATTTATTAACTGATTTATTAATGTAgtttgattattggagcaatagTCGATTAATTAAATATAATCAGGGAATTAATTAGAGGGGGTTTGCataattaagattattaattaaataatttgctGAGTAATTTAATTAgcttaattgattaaattagttTAATAGATAAATCAATTAATAAGAATGATTGAGagattaattaagtaattaattaaggtTAGTTAATTAATCTAGAATTTAGTTGATGGAATTGGTTAAACAGTTTCGTAACGGATTAATTGATAATCTGAACTTTAATCCCAATTTTAGTAAAATAGTATTAACGTATTAATTACCAAGTAGTTAATgagatttatttggttatttgATTCAAGTAATCGATTGATTAATAAGTTGATAGATAATAATtacatttatttaatttaatgagtaATGATCGATAATTAAGGTTGTGAATCTGTCTAAAGAAATAATTAATTAGTAATTGATGTTAATTAGTCTACTTAGTAAATTCGATTAGCTATAACACTAAACATATTCATGAAAATGATAATGAAGATACTATGAGGGAAAAGACCCTAGAGGGAGTCCATTTACgggaaaaggccccagagggaaCCCGTTTACGGGAAAAGGCCCCAAGGGGAGCCGAATATAAGGTAAGTTGACTGTAACAAAGTAATAATGATAACGATAAAGATGAAGATACCGTGAGGGGAAAAATCCCAGAGGAAAAGGCCCCAAAGGGAGCCCATTTACGGAAAAAGaccccagagggagcccaatatcggATAAGTCAACTGTGACAAAATGATGAGGATTTGATGGGAATACTGTGAgggaaaaggccccagagggatTCCGTTTACGGgacaaggccccagagggagcccaatatcgaTTTCCATGTTAGGCTATGAATAAgttaggttcatgatatgctaagttcaaattcatgttatgctataaatatgttaagttcatgatatgctatgtataaGTTCATATCATGCTacaaatatgttaatttcatgatatgctaagttTAAGTTCATGTTATGTCATGAATACGTTAaatccatgatatgctatgaatatattaggttcatgatatgctataaatatgttaagttcatgatatgctatgttcatgcTCATGTATGCCCATGTATATGCTCATGATAAAGTCTATTTTTATGTGTATGTTTATACCATGCAAGAATGCTTATGTTATGcttatgtacatgctcatgatcAAGTCTATCATTATGACTAGGTCATTTACTATGCTTATGGTTATGCTCTCTTGCTTATGTTGATGTCTATGCTTATGTTCATAGTATGCTAATAGGGAGATCCCAAGTTACCTTGCATGTAATttcccttagtacactagattatagtCGCTAATTAATGCATAACACCGTTTTGAATGTGCTGAGTCTCTTGACTCACAGACCTTGATTCTTTTTTTTCAGACAACAAAACCGATGAGGCAGGAGGTGATGACCAGTGGGCTAGCTCGGAACAATGGCGGTACAACCCAAAGACCCTCTAGATTAATTCCGCATTTAGCTATGTTTATTTTCTTCAAGTCGtgatgtaattttatttgaaccAAGAACCACTATGGAAGTATGAGTATGTGGCGTCCgcaatttatatattataaaaaaaacttgGGGCGTTACGGATACAATCTAAGCTTACAAAACGGTAATTTGCATCGTAATTGGTGATGAGAAATATTGTAAACTTTTGTATTTCCTTAAGCAAGTATCTTGTATGTAAACCCTATTCATATCAAGGCAATCAAACTTACAGGTCAGCACTTCAATAGTACTGATTGCCACACTAAGCCCAGTCATAGACTGTTCACATTTCATATTACTATGTAATACTTTAGAGTGAGCACATCAATATTTTATTACCATAGAAAACAATCAGTTCGAtataaattaaccaatattaataaattaaaataactgATGATATTTAATACCTGACCGATTCCTCCAAAAAGGTCACGTAGCTCATCTGTAGTCACATCAGGAGGCAAGTTTGAGATGTAGATCCTCGAGTTATCACAAGATTCTCCACAGCTTTCATCACATTGTTTGATCTGAGCGCCAGCATCAGTAGGAGCAGCACCATACGCACCACCCTCGTGGCGAGGTGGAGCACCACCACCACGGCCAGGGTTCCCACGATCACCATATCCACCACCATGTCTGGATGGTGGACCGCCATAGCTAGATGGTGGACCACCACGAGCCAAAGAACCTTCATTAGAATATGCATTTGGAGGGGGTACACCGTATGGAGGAGGGTAAGAATTAGGGCCACCATAATTACTAGGAGGTGTAACAGAATCACCAGCATAGGCACTATTTGCACCGTAACAATTGGGAGGAGTATAATTCCCAGCAGCACCACCAGGACCGCCATAACCAGCTGAGGGAGGCAGTGCAACTTGACCATATCTGTCATCCTCTCGCTCTCGATTATTATCATTATAAGAAGCACCTCTTCCCCCAAAATCTCCACCTCTTCCTTCATAATCACTTCTACCACCACGGTTCCCAGAATATCCACCGCCCCGGTTGTTATAACTACCACGGGCACCACCTTGACCATCATTATAATCACCACCACCACCTCTATTGAAACCACCGCCACCATCACCTCCTCTGTTGCTGTCACCAGAACCACCACCACGCCCACCACCGGGACACGGAGCTCCACACTTGTTGCACTCCACTCTTCTTGCGAAGTTCATATTTCCGCAACTGCACCAAGATCTTAACTTAATTCCACAAGAGAAGTGACAGAAGAAAAGAATCACAATACAGGAACATAAGTCAACCTC
The genomic region above belongs to Zingiber officinale cultivar Zhangliang chromosome 11A, Zo_v1.1, whole genome shotgun sequence and contains:
- the LOC122031750 gene encoding transcription initiation factor TFIID subunit 15b-like isoform X1 codes for the protein MSSSYGSGGPDDTAQPPRGGGYGRGRGGGGGYGGNQGNRGGSGGYGGGGGGGGYQGGDRGNRGGGGGPRGGGRGGGVGREGDWRCPNSSCGNMNFARRVECNKCGAPCPGGGRGGGSGDSNRGGDGGGGFNRGGGGDYNDGQGGARGSYNNRGGGYSGNRGGRSDYEGRGGDFGGRGASYNDNNREREDDRYGQVALPPSAGYGGPGGAAGNYTPPNCYGANSAYAGDSVTPPSNYGGPNSYPPPYGVPPPNAYSNEGSLARGGPPSSYGGPPSRHGGGYGDRGNPGRGGGAPPRHEGGAYGAAPTDAGAQIKQCDESCGESCDNSRIYISNLPPDVTTDELRDLFGGIGQVGKLKQKRGYKDQWPWNIKIYTDESGNNKGDAVLSYEDPAAAHSAGGFYNNYDMRGYKINVAMAEKTALKAAPSYDGGRGGYGGGDRRRDNYNGGGGPERHQYGGQRSRPY
- the LOC122031750 gene encoding transcription initiation factor TFIID subunit 15b-like isoform X2, whose amino-acid sequence is MSSSYGSGGPDDTAQPPRGGGYGRGRGGGGGYGGNQGNRGGSGGYGGGGGGGGYQGGDRGNRGGGGGPRGGGRGGGVGREGDWRCPNSSCGNMNFARRVECNKCGAPCPGGGRGGGSGDSNRGGDGGGGFNRGGGGDYNDGQGGARGSYNNRGGGYSGNRGGRSDYEGRGGDFGGRGASYNDNNREREDDRYGQVALPPSAGYGGPGGAAGNYTPPNCYGANSAYAGDSVTPPSNYGGPNSYPPPYGVPPPNAYSNEGSLARGGPPSSYGGPPSRHGGGYGDRGNPGRGGGAPPRHEGGAYGAAPTDAGAQIKQCDESCGESCDNSRIYISNLPPDVTTDELRDLFGGIGQVGKLKQKRGYKDQWPWNIKIYTDESGNNKGDAVLSYEDPAAAHSAGGFYNMVAEGVMVEEIDVEIIIMVVVDLRGTSTAASDLDRIRLSYVF
- the LOC122031750 gene encoding transcription initiation factor TFIID subunit 15b-like isoform X3, which gives rise to MSSSYGSGGPDDTAQPPRGGGYGRGRGGGGGYGGNQGNRGGSGGYGGGGGGGGYQGGDRGNRGGGGGPRGGGRGGGVGREGDWRCPNSSCGNMNFARRVECNKCGAPCPGGGRGGGSGDSNRGGDGGGGFNRGGGGDYNDGQGGARGSYNNRGGGYSGNRGGRSDYEGRGGDFGGRGASYNDNNREREDDRYGQVALPPSAGYGGPGGAAGNYTPPNCYGANSAYAGDSVTPPSNYGGPNSYPPPYGVPPPNAYSNEGSLARGGPPSSYGGPPSRHGGGYGDRGNPGRGGGAPPRHEGGAYGAAPTDAGAQIKQCDESCGESCDNSRIYISNLPPDVTTDELRDLFGGIGQVGKLKQKRGYKDQWPWNIKIYTDESGNNKGDAVLSYEDPAAAHSAGGFYNNYDMRGYKINVAMAEKTALKAAPS